The genomic interval CACGGGCTCGTGTCCGCCGGCACATCCCGCACGGCAGCCACGGCCGCGCTGAGCCCCTCCCTCGATGCGAGGGCGGGGCTCACGTGTGCCGCGGCAAGGGCGAGTACGTCGGCCAGCGCGCGTCCCGCGTTCGGGCCTGCTTTCACCTACCTGTCATCGACGACAATCGGCAGCGCGATTGGATCATCGATGGGCTGAATGATCGGAGGCGTGATCACGATGGGGCGCGGCCACGTGGGTCGAATCGGCGTGTGCAGGGGCTGTCCGCCTGCGACCTGTTCGAGGGAAGCGTCGCTGAGTTCTTCGCTGCGGGGAGCTTCGTCTTCACGTGCGGTCATGAGATCCTTCCTGGTTGGGTTGAGAGGAGGAGACTGCATCAGTTCCACGGGGTCGATTCGGGCTTCGAGGCCGGCGGCGCCGGTGTCGATGTTGTGCCCGATCCCTGCCCACTCCCACCGAACCCGCCGAGCACCTGTTCCAACGCGTCTTCCGACAGCTCGTCGGAACGCGGGACACCCGGTCGCGTTGGGGACGGTGTTGAGGGGGGATCCTTCTGTGCCGACATGAAGCGCCTCGCGATGTCTGTTGCACCATACTGAGGCAAGCCCGGGGCCAGATGCACGCTCCGACGGATCTCACGCACGCGCATGCACTTGTGTGCGTGCGCGCCATCGCACGAGAAGTGCGCGGTAGAGGGCCCCTTCTATTTGGTAGAGTGCGAGCGCGACGCGAGTCGAACGCGCCTCAGCGGCGAAGGCGCGCGAGACCCGCCGCTGCCTCGTCCATCATCGCACGAACGGGCGCGTCGGCGCCTGCCCATGCCTCGCGCACATACGTGTACCCGCGGAGGGCAGCTTCCCGGTCCCCGCGGCGCTCGGCAAGGCGAGCGGCCTCCAGCATCCACACCACTCGCACCGGACCCCGCATGCGCACGGGCCTGCTGAGGAGGCGTGCGGCCGCGTCCTGATTCCCGCGTGCGACGTGCAGCTGTGCGAGCGTCAGCAGCGCCGCATCACACTCGGGCCATTCGCACGCCGCCGAGCGCACCGAATCCAGGCGCACGATCGCCCCGGCCGTGTCCCCGTGGACCAGGGCGTCGTACGCCTCCGCGACCTGGCGGTACGACGCACCGAGTGCACCGTATCGGACCTCGAAGGCACGGGTCACCTGCACGGCTCGTTTCACGCCGGAGGTGTCGCCCTCGCGCGTGCGCCACTGAATCCCTTCGAGCGCATCTACGGGGAGCCCGCTTGCCAGGCGCGCGTCCAGCTCGGCACGTACCACATCGGGGGATGCCGCTCCGAGCCAGGCCATGGGGCCTGCGTAGCCGAGTGGTCGGTCCGCGGACGCTTCGCGTGCCTCCGCGAAGCGTCCGCGGTCGGCCAGCGCCTGACCGTAGATGCGATGTCGTGCGCGTCGCACGGCCTCCACGTTCGCCTGCGCGGTGACCGAATCACGCGCGAAGACGCGAAGCAAGCGTACAAGCGCCGTATCGGGATCGGCTGCGTTATACAGTTTGTCATGAAGCTGCCGGATGGGCTCGCCGCGCAGAGCGGTCACCAGGCTGTCGAGGTCGAGGTGCAGCGTCTGCGCGCGATCCAGGAGCGCAACAAGCGCACTCACGGCGGCCGCATCGGTCTCACCGGGCTGCAGTCCCAGATACCGCCGACCATACGCCATCGCCGAGTCGAACTCCTGCTCGTACACCGCGATGTCGATCAGGTGCAGGTAGCTCGGAGCGAAGGCCGAATCCAGGTCGATCGCCGTTCGCATGGATCGGCCGGCCGCGCCCGGACTCGCCGCGCTGTCGAATGGCCAGAAGTGAAACTGCGCATCACCGAACCGGAACTGGACTTCAGGATCTCGCGGAAACTGCACCGACGCCGCACGAAGCGTGGCCAGCAACCGCATGGCCATGCCCCGACGCGCGCTCGGCTGAGCAATGGTCGCCATGGCGCTCCACTGCGAATCGGCTGCAACGAGCAAACTCTCCCGCGGGGCCAGACCACGGTTCATGGCGCCTGCCCGCATGGCGTATGTGATGCGTAACGTCGAGTCGAAACCCGCCACACGCCGCCATTCGAGTGCATTGCTGAGGCGGCGCATCGCCGGGCCAAACTGGCTGTCCGCCTGAATCGCTGCCTGGAACGCGGTAGCCGCGGAGTCCCACGCTCCTCGACGATAGAATTGTTCGCCGATGAGGTATGCGCGCACGGCCGACAGGGTCGACGAGCCGATCGAACCGCGCGGCGATGCGCTCACTCCACGCGTGCCCCGGAGCGCACTCAGCACACCTACCGCGATCGAGTCCGCCGCGCGATCCATCGCGGATTCCGCAACTCGGAAGTCGAACTCGCGCAGGGCCCGCGCGCTCCCCGCATCCATGAGGGACGCCTGCACGCGCACCGAGTCGACGCCCGAACGCACCACACGCCCGACCACCGTCATCGACGCCTCTGTGGCCCGCGCGAGCGCGCTGCCGGAGGCGGCGTCGGCTCGACCCGACCAGCGCCGCACGGCAACCGTGGGGGATACCGTGCGCAGCGATCCGGCTCCATCCAGCGCTGACGACAGCAGGTCGACCATGCCCTCGCGCCACATGTCGAGGTCGCGCCCAAGAACGTCGAATGGCGCGACGACGAGCAAATCGCGATCAGCCGCGTGTTTCACGGACGGGCCTCGAGCGAACCACGCGAGGGACGCGGCCAGCGCGAGCGCCGCGATGCCCATGACGGCGAACACCGCGAGGCGCCTCGGTCGTCTGGCGACAGTGCGCGGCCCGGTAGTGAAGCCAAGGCCCAGTGCATCGCGAAAATCACCGCAGCTCGCAAACCGCCGTTCCGGGTCGTGCTCGAGGGCGCGGGCAACGCAGAGCGCGAGCGGCGCGGGCAGCGTGGGGTCGAGCTCGTCGAGGCGTTGAGGAATTGCGGTCAGCTGTGTGCGCAGCAACTCGCTTTGTGACCCACCGGAGAATGGGCGCGCACCCGACAGCATTTCGTATCCCACCACACCAAGGGCATACTGGTCAGCGCGCCCGTCGACGTCGGGATCGCCCGCGAGCTGCTCAGGCGCCATGTACCCGATCGTGCCCAGCGACGTGCCCGCCTCGGTCAACGGCTCGGAGCGGCCCCCCCCCGCAGTGGTCGAGACAGCGAGCACGCGTGCGATCCCGAAATCGGCCACCGTCGCGTGTCCCTCGACAAGCAAGACGTTGTCGGGCTTGATGTCGCGGTGCACGACCCCGCGTGCGTGAGCGTAGGCGAGTGCGTCGGAGATCTCGTACAGCAGACGCGTTGCCTCGTGCACGGGGATCCGACCTTCGCGCGAGAGCCGTTGTCGCAGCGACTCACCTTCAACGTAGGGCATGACGTAGTACAGCAGGTCATCGTGCCCACCTGTCGCCAGCACTGGCAGAATGTGGGGGTGTTGCAGCCGCGCCGTGACCTCGGCCTCCTGGCGGAAGCGTGCCTCCGTGGCCCGACTGACGAGGTCCGGATTCAGGACCTTGACTACCACGCGACGCTGCAGCGCTCGCTCCGTCGCCAGGAA from Gemmatimonadaceae bacterium carries:
- a CDS encoding protein kinase; the protein is MTQPHQHDSPGDPLGVRLSGALGEAYQLERELGGGGMSRVFLATERALQRRVVVKVLNPDLVSRATEARFRQEAEVTARLQHPHILPVLATGGHDDLLYYVMPYVEGESLRQRLSREGRIPVHEATRLLYEISDALAYAHARGVVHRDIKPDNVLLVEGHATVADFGIARVLAVSTTAGGGRSEPLTEAGTSLGTIGYMAPEQLAGDPDVDGRADQYALGVVGYEMLSGARPFSGGSQSELLRTQLTAIPQRLDELDPTLPAPLALCVARALEHDPERRFASCGDFRDALGLGFTTGPRTVARRPRRLAVFAVMGIAALALAASLAWFARGPSVKHAADRDLLVVAPFDVLGRDLDMWREGMVDLLSSALDGAGSLRTVSPTVAVRRWSGRADAASGSALARATEASMTVVGRVVRSGVDSVRVQASLMDAGSARALREFDFRVAESAMDRAADSIAVGVLSALRGTRGVSASPRGSIGSSTLSAVRAYLIGEQFYRRGAWDSAATAFQAAIQADSQFGPAMRRLSNALEWRRVAGFDSTLRITYAMRAGAMNRGLAPRESLLVAADSQWSAMATIAQPSARRGMAMRLLATLRAASVQFPRDPEVQFRFGDAQFHFWPFDSAASPGAAGRSMRTAIDLDSAFAPSYLHLIDIAVYEQEFDSAMAYGRRYLGLQPGETDAAAVSALVALLDRAQTLHLDLDSLVTALRGEPIRQLHDKLYNAADPDTALVRLLRVFARDSVTAQANVEAVRRARHRIYGQALADRGRFAEAREASADRPLGYAGPMAWLGAASPDVVRAELDARLASGLPVDALEGIQWRTREGDTSGVKRAVQVTRAFEVRYGALGASYRQVAEAYDALVHGDTAGAIVRLDSVRSAACEWPECDAALLTLAQLHVARGNQDAAARLLSRPVRMRGPVRVVWMLEAARLAERRGDREAALRGYTYVREAWAGADAPVRAMMDEAAAGLARLRR